The Blautia pseudococcoides genome segment AATGCTGGATCTAGTCCAGCTCTCCGGTTATGAAAAGCGTATGCCCTCAGAACTGTCAGGGGGGCAGAAACAGAGAGTTGCCATTGCCCGCTCCCTGATCAACAGTCCCAGGCTTTTGCTTCTGGACGAGCCTTTGGGCGCCCTGGACTTAAAACTGCGAAGAGCCATGCAGACGGAATTGAAACGGCTGCAGAAAAAGCTGGGTATCACCTTCCTGTACATAACCCATGACCAGGAGGAGGCGATCAATATGTCAGACCGTATTGTGGTCATGCGGGACGGGCAGTTTGAGCAGATCGGAACCCCGGATGAGATCTACAACCGCCCAAAGACCAGTTATGTGGCTGATTTTGTGGGCAACGCCAATATTATCTCCGGTGTTGTGGAGCGTATAGATGGGGAGCTGACAGACATCCGTGTGAACAGCCGCCTCATTACAGCCAAAACGGTGGACGGCCTGAAAGAGGGCGGCCGGGCAGTAGTGGCTGTGAGAAGGGAAAATATCAAAGTCTGCCGCCAGTGCAAAAAGGGCCTTCCGGCAGTGATCACAGATAAATCCTTTAATGCCGGACAGCTTCACATGGTCTTTAAACTGGAGGACGGCAAGGAAGTGGTTGCCAGCCATTACGGTATAGATACAGATTTGACCGTGGATCAGAAAGTCTGTGTGGGATGGGAACCGGAACACGCTGTCTTTGTGGATATGGATGAAGCAGCACAGGGGGCATGAACATGGAAAAAAAGAAAAAATCAGGACTGTTTCTAACGGTTGCGCCCCTCTATATCTTCACCCTGGTCTTTGTGGCAGGTCCCCTGCTCTATATGATAGCACTGAGCTTTGCCACAAACAGCGACGGGTGGGGAACCGTGTGGAAATTCACCCTGGAAAATTATAAAAAGATAGCAGACCCGGTTTATCTAAAGAGTTTTACCCAGTCCTTCCAGCTTGCTTTTACCAGTACCATCTGCATTACGCTTCTGGGATATCCCTTCGGATACTTTATGGCAAAGCAGTCCGCAAAATGGAAGAAGAGGATCATGCTGCTGATCATGGTGCCTTTCTGGACCAGTTCCCTGATCCGTATGTACGGATGGATCATCCTGCTCCAGGCGAAAGGTGTTTTTAACACGCTGTTAATGAAGCTGGGCATAATCCAGGAGCCTCTGAAAATCCTATATTCCTACCCTGCAGTGGTCATTGGTATGATTTATGCCCTGCTGCCCTTTATGGTCCTGTCCGTGTATTCCAGCGTGGAAAAAATGGACTGGTCTTTGGTGGAAGCCGCAAGGGATTTGGGCGCCAGCCGTGCGAAGGCATTTATGACGGTTACGCTGAAGCCGACGCTGCCGGGACTTCTGACAGGTGTGATCCTGTCCTTTGTGCCGTCCATGGGACTGTTTTTTATTGCGGATATTTTAGGAGGCAATAAAATCGTTCTGGTGGGAAGCGTCATTCAGGACCAGCTCACAAGAGGCAGCAACTGGCCCTTTGCAGCAGCCCTGGCAGTGGTGCTCATGGCACTTACTTCCATAATGATCTACCTGTACCGGAAAATAACCCACGTAAAAGATTTGGAGGGATTCTTTTGAGAAAAAAACATAAGCTGTCAGGCATTTATCTGGCGGTCCTGCTGCTCATCATGTATCTCCCCATTGTGATGGTGGTGATATTTTCCTTTAATGAGTCCAAGCTGACAGCCAGCTTTACAGGATTTTCCTTGAA includes the following:
- a CDS encoding ABC transporter ATP-binding protein, which produces MNDIRHPQENPADLDRTSAGKDKLLELKGISKSFGTTDVLRDIDLSIERGEFITFLGASGCGKTTTLRIIAGLEMPDKGQVILEGRDVTLLEPHQRDVNTVFQNYALFPHMNVEANIGYGLKIRRVPKNEIKEKVRKMLDLVQLSGYEKRMPSELSGGQKQRVAIARSLINSPRLLLLDEPLGALDLKLRRAMQTELKRLQKKLGITFLYITHDQEEAINMSDRIVVMRDGQFEQIGTPDEIYNRPKTSYVADFVGNANIISGVVERIDGELTDIRVNSRLITAKTVDGLKEGGRAVVAVRRENIKVCRQCKKGLPAVITDKSFNAGQLHMVFKLEDGKEVVASHYGIDTDLTVDQKVCVGWEPEHAVFVDMDEAAQGA
- a CDS encoding ABC transporter permease, whose protein sequence is MEKKKKSGLFLTVAPLYIFTLVFVAGPLLYMIALSFATNSDGWGTVWKFTLENYKKIADPVYLKSFTQSFQLAFTSTICITLLGYPFGYFMAKQSAKWKKRIMLLIMVPFWTSSLIRMYGWIILLQAKGVFNTLLMKLGIIQEPLKILYSYPAVVIGMIYALLPFMVLSVYSSVEKMDWSLVEAARDLGASRAKAFMTVTLKPTLPGLLTGVILSFVPSMGLFFIADILGGNKIVLVGSVIQDQLTRGSNWPFAAALAVVLMALTSIMIYLYRKITHVKDLEGFF